One Actinospica robiniae DSM 44927 genomic region harbors:
- a CDS encoding NADP-dependent oxidoreductase gives MRAISQRSFGEPAVLQPVDLPTPVPLPSEVLVRVRSTAVNPVDAMVRSGTFRMLGEPPFVLGWDISGVVEEVVPGVTRFEVGDEVYGMPFFPRAGNAYAEYVAVPSRQLARKPTTIDHDHAAALPLVGLTAWQALVDSANVRPGQRVLIHAGGGGVGHLAVQIAKARGAHVTATASAAKQDFVRSLGADEVVDYRGTDFTEKVGDLDVVLDTVGGPVGPRSIGVLRPGGLLLTIVDRTDTALRAATISAGRRFAGVTVEPDYVGLEALAKLVDEGRLMPFVEHTLPLEQAAVAHELIESGRTQGKIVLSV, from the coding sequence ATGCGTGCCATCTCTCAGCGCAGCTTCGGTGAGCCCGCCGTCCTGCAACCCGTCGATCTGCCCACGCCGGTCCCGCTCCCCTCCGAAGTCCTCGTGCGCGTTCGCTCCACTGCCGTGAACCCGGTCGACGCGATGGTCCGCTCGGGCACGTTCCGCATGCTCGGAGAGCCGCCGTTCGTCCTCGGCTGGGACATCTCCGGCGTGGTGGAAGAGGTCGTTCCCGGCGTGACCAGGTTCGAGGTCGGCGACGAGGTGTACGGCATGCCCTTCTTCCCCCGGGCGGGAAACGCCTACGCCGAATACGTCGCCGTGCCCTCCCGCCAGCTAGCCCGCAAACCGACCACGATCGACCACGACCACGCTGCGGCACTTCCGCTCGTCGGCCTGACGGCATGGCAGGCCCTGGTCGACTCCGCGAACGTCCGTCCGGGACAGCGGGTCCTGATTCACGCCGGCGGCGGAGGAGTCGGACACCTCGCGGTGCAGATCGCCAAGGCCCGAGGCGCCCACGTCACCGCCACGGCCAGCGCCGCCAAGCAGGACTTCGTCAGGAGCCTGGGCGCCGACGAGGTCGTCGACTACCGCGGCACGGATTTCACGGAGAAGGTCGGCGACCTCGACGTCGTACTCGACACGGTCGGCGGCCCGGTCGGGCCTCGCTCGATCGGCGTGCTGCGCCCCGGCGGCCTGCTTCTCACCATCGTCGACCGGACCGACACCGCGCTGCGCGCGGCCACGATCTCCGCCGGAAGGCGCTTCGCGGGAGTGACTGTGGAGCCGGACTACGTCGGTCTCGAGGCGCTCGCGAAGCTGGTCGACGAAGGCCGCCTCATGCCGTTCGTCGAGCACACACTGCCGCTCGAACAAGCCGCCGTCGCGCACGAGCTCATCGAGTCCGGACGGACGCAGGGCAAGATCGTGCTGAGCGTTTGA
- a CDS encoding PQQ-binding-like beta-propeller repeat protein: MFGQTVWERNLHQAGSARGLAATAKDIVVHERATRLVGLDPHDGAQRWDIPCGTWPRATIIAGDRCLVIPQSPDQLSCLDVRTGDVLWSAQLARFTGHLAATRDTVLVGGWRGSTPLTAFDLQTGSLLWQSPKRVKIEAPVVVDSGILVGESHSSEISLIEPRDGSVKAQWSLPEPLASSDNHPVLTPLDGDRVLARCGPRTVVEFSLSTGTVATFFRSDDVDLAPQAVGRTGSILWVLPVCGSHAVRTLHTHDGTPLRRFAAADVDHAVQAGSGFVVADFTGRLALVDPDPAAPRYSTHSARIAQRIRVLRDHGPGTVLVMTKGTLRVVEVD; encoded by the coding sequence ATGTTCGGGCAGACGGTGTGGGAGCGGAATCTTCATCAGGCGGGCAGCGCTCGCGGGCTGGCAGCAACCGCCAAGGACATCGTCGTCCACGAGCGAGCCACCCGCCTGGTCGGTCTCGATCCCCACGACGGTGCGCAGCGCTGGGATATCCCATGCGGCACCTGGCCACGCGCTACGATCATCGCCGGCGACCGCTGCCTGGTGATCCCACAAAGCCCTGATCAGCTGTCATGCCTGGACGTGCGCACCGGGGACGTCCTCTGGAGCGCGCAACTGGCGAGGTTCACCGGGCATCTCGCCGCTACGCGAGACACGGTGCTGGTCGGCGGTTGGCGCGGCTCGACTCCGCTGACCGCGTTCGACCTGCAGACCGGATCGCTGCTGTGGCAGAGTCCGAAGCGAGTGAAGATCGAAGCTCCTGTCGTGGTGGACTCCGGCATCCTGGTCGGCGAGTCGCACAGCAGCGAGATCAGCTTGATCGAACCGCGTGACGGAAGCGTCAAGGCGCAGTGGTCGCTGCCCGAACCTCTGGCTTCGAGCGACAACCATCCGGTCCTCACGCCGCTGGACGGCGATCGAGTCCTTGCTCGGTGCGGGCCGCGTACTGTGGTCGAGTTCTCGCTCTCCACCGGGACCGTCGCGACCTTCTTCAGATCAGACGACGTCGATCTGGCGCCTCAGGCGGTAGGCAGAACGGGTTCGATCCTCTGGGTACTACCCGTGTGCGGTTCCCACGCAGTCAGGACCCTCCACACCCACGACGGGACGCCGCTGCGCCGGTTCGCCGCGGCGGACGTCGATCACGCGGTGCAAGCCGGCTCGGGGTTCGTGGTCGCCGACTTCACCGGGCGACTGGCGCTCGTCGATCCGGACCCGGCGGCGCCGCGGTACTCGACGCACTCCGCGCGCATCGCACAGCGCATCAGGGTCCTTCGCGACCACGGACCCGGCACAGTACTGGTCATGACCAAGGGCACGCTGCGCGTCGTCGAGGTCGATTAG
- a CDS encoding ABC transporter ATP-binding protein, with translation MTELADPSEVMVSARNLRRTFGSGDRAVHAVNDVSFDIPRGQLCAVVGRSGAGKTSLLNLLGGLDRPDSGSLSIDGKQVFGDGLRPSRRELTALRRDTVGFVFQNFSLLPILNAAENVGVPLRVRRTPAAEREDRVSLLLKLVGLGDHRAQRPGELSGGQQQRVAIARSLVHTPRLLIADEPTGQLDSQTGRDVMELLHAVVLSENVTAIVATHDEAMIELADRVLTISDGALTGS, from the coding sequence ATGACTGAGCTCGCCGACCCGTCCGAGGTGATGGTCTCGGCCCGCAACCTCCGCCGCACCTTCGGCAGCGGAGACCGGGCCGTGCACGCCGTGAACGACGTCTCCTTCGACATCCCGCGCGGCCAACTGTGCGCCGTGGTGGGCCGTTCCGGCGCGGGAAAGACCTCGCTGCTCAACCTGCTCGGCGGCCTCGACCGCCCCGACAGCGGCAGCCTCTCCATCGACGGCAAGCAGGTCTTCGGCGACGGCCTGCGCCCCAGCCGCCGCGAGCTGACCGCCCTGCGCCGGGACACGGTCGGCTTCGTCTTCCAGAACTTCTCTTTGCTCCCGATCCTCAACGCCGCCGAGAACGTGGGCGTCCCGCTCCGCGTCCGCCGCACCCCCGCCGCCGAGCGCGAGGACCGCGTCAGCCTCCTGCTCAAGCTCGTCGGCCTCGGCGACCATCGCGCCCAACGCCCCGGCGAGCTCTCCGGCGGCCAGCAGCAGCGCGTCGCCATCGCCCGGTCCCTCGTCCACACCCCGCGTCTGCTCATCGCCGACGAACCCACCGGCCAACTCGACTCCCAGACCGGCCGCGACGTCATGGAACTGCTCCACGCCGTCGTCCTCTCCGAGAACGTCACCGCCATCGTCGCCACCCACGACGAGGCGATGATCGAGCTCGCCGACAGAGTGCTGACCATCTCCGACGGGGCCCTCACGGGCTCCTAA
- a CDS encoding ABC transporter ATP-binding protein, with protein MPSQLHRLEAAANRPSEVYGGDAHVVCDRVVRIYQTEEVEVVALQGLDLLVGRGELVAVVGASGSGKSTLLGILSGLDAPTAGRATVAGFDLAALGKRDRLRYRRSTVGFIWQNTAKNLLPFLSAADNVALPMAFAGGGKRERHRRALELLDLLGVGECRDRRPAQLSGGQQQRVAIATALANRPEVVLADEPTGELDSATAAQVFEALRGANCELGVTILVVTHDKAVSEHVGRTVEIRDGRISTETLRAEVESGGEGAPAVRAEQYAVLDRAGRVQLPRDYTEAAGLRDRVRLTLDPGHVGVWPGHVPQPQRTPPQTQTPIEPETRAAREDASDD; from the coding sequence ATGCCGAGCCAACTGCACCGACTCGAAGCGGCCGCCAACCGGCCCAGCGAGGTCTACGGCGGCGACGCGCACGTGGTGTGTGACCGGGTCGTGCGCATCTACCAGACCGAGGAGGTGGAGGTGGTGGCGTTGCAGGGCCTTGACCTGCTGGTCGGCCGCGGTGAGCTGGTGGCCGTCGTCGGCGCCTCCGGCAGCGGCAAATCCACCCTGCTCGGCATCCTCTCCGGCCTCGACGCCCCCACCGCCGGCCGCGCCACCGTCGCGGGCTTCGACCTCGCCGCACTCGGCAAGCGCGACCGGCTGCGCTACCGGCGCTCCACCGTCGGCTTCATCTGGCAGAACACGGCGAAGAACCTGCTGCCGTTCCTCTCCGCCGCCGACAACGTCGCGCTCCCCATGGCCTTCGCCGGCGGCGGCAAGCGGGAACGGCACCGACGCGCCCTCGAGCTGCTCGACCTCCTCGGCGTCGGCGAATGCCGCGACCGCCGCCCGGCCCAGCTTTCCGGCGGCCAGCAGCAGCGCGTCGCCATCGCCACCGCCCTGGCCAACCGGCCCGAAGTCGTGCTCGCCGACGAGCCCACCGGCGAGCTCGACTCGGCCACCGCCGCCCAGGTCTTCGAAGCCCTCCGCGGCGCCAACTGCGAACTCGGCGTGACCATCCTCGTCGTCACCCACGACAAGGCAGTGTCCGAACACGTCGGCCGCACCGTGGAGATCCGCGACGGCCGTATCAGCACCGAGACGCTGCGCGCCGAGGTGGAGTCGGGCGGTGAAGGCGCCCCCGCCGTCCGCGCCGAGCAGTACGCCGTCCTCGACCGGGCGGGCCGCGTCCAACTCCCGCGCGACTACACCGAGGCGGCCGGCCTGCGCGACCGGGTCCGGCTTACCCTCGACCCCGGCCACGTCGGCGTCTGGCCCGGCCACGTTCCGCAGCCGCAGCGAACACCGCCGCAGACGCAGACGCCGATCGAGCCCGAAACCCGTGCCGCCCGAGAGGACGCCAGCGATGACTGA
- a CDS encoding FtsX-like permease family protein, which yields MTVHRARTQVWVLLAAFLSVLAASTAMTTIAAFASATREQSVVRMLRSASPDQLGIELTAGPSNVDPVTAPTELAHDVRKYLPQLSARSEALFTGQDAFSLLGASPPAGDGGLGDDPGAIPAGSTELSFWSSPTISAHVRLVEGRLPTVSAGSRIEVALSQSDAAARHLRVGSSYPFSSVGAQGEFVVVGVYRLDASSDPYSALLRSNLGTGLPMLVDTGDFNGATLGLGGCAYLVRPDFSTLTGANLDAVSSAVDTFTGALVADQKLGASATVQTGLTALLGGTVKALAVARTAIALPCVLLLAVAACTLAFTARLLAIDRRRSTALMLARGARPAQLAGCGAAEALVLCALAQVPAVLLAGPLASTVSSAGAVPGFGPSVWAAAAAAWLAGTITLAGYAAQLPVDAERTRGNVVVGLGAEIALVALGALALWELAAHGPAEAAQGLVDPVVVLAPALAVLACAVLSLRVIPLAGKAMQLLAARARSWAAPYGAWSAARAGRATAGPVVLLVMAIGTVVLAGSYLSASQRSALDQADYSVGTDVRVSGVNAQALTVAGDPATLPGVAGAAEVIRLTASIGADGSEGSTQILVADPAELAAAGQLRTDLGPGGVHGLTQPLTAAAAAGRIAPEHGLVLPGRPQTVALELGLTGSAARGGGRLELTFAAGTGEPEPLDVPVPAGSTARVQVSLSRIVGSGAEVAWPLRLTRLNLLIPASSAGQGAADSSSADAGMTVRSVTADGVTAALPASQVWSMATEQEQGTTIVSAMAVPRNPTVAIGAVATSGFLSAAGKHVGDTVVILVGAAKIPVHIYGEAGAIPTIAPAADGLLLDRADVDAYEQSTGTGPVGTLEWWLAAQPGRIDAVAAEAAAVPGLGGAVQNRLAVRADYVADPVRGGPVGALRISAVAVALLALIGFATRLANEVRSRAREIAIARALGLDPGRVALAFGVQQAFEVAVAVIGGCLVGSVLADRIVPVAIVARDGSAAVPTPVAVPPWPEAIGSAGLALLCVLAAACWVGVVAARLSISVLLRSESEAGR from the coding sequence ATGACCGTACACCGCGCTCGCACCCAGGTCTGGGTGCTGCTGGCGGCGTTCCTCTCCGTGCTGGCCGCGAGCACCGCCATGACGACCATCGCCGCGTTCGCCTCGGCGACCCGCGAGCAGTCCGTGGTCAGGATGTTGCGATCGGCGAGCCCGGACCAGCTGGGGATCGAGCTGACAGCGGGCCCCAGCAACGTCGATCCGGTCACCGCGCCGACGGAACTGGCCCATGACGTACGGAAGTACCTCCCGCAGCTTTCCGCGCGGTCGGAGGCGCTGTTCACCGGCCAGGACGCTTTCTCGCTGCTCGGCGCGTCGCCGCCGGCGGGGGACGGGGGACTGGGCGACGATCCCGGCGCGATACCGGCCGGCTCTACTGAGCTGAGTTTCTGGTCGTCGCCGACGATTTCCGCGCATGTGCGGCTGGTCGAGGGGCGCCTGCCGACCGTCAGCGCCGGCAGCCGGATCGAGGTGGCCTTGTCGCAGAGTGACGCGGCGGCCCGGCATCTTCGGGTCGGCTCGAGCTATCCGTTCTCCTCGGTCGGCGCGCAGGGGGAGTTCGTCGTCGTCGGGGTCTACCGTCTCGATGCGAGCTCGGACCCGTACTCCGCTCTGCTGCGTTCGAATCTGGGCACGGGCCTGCCGATGCTCGTCGACACCGGGGACTTCAACGGAGCCACGCTGGGCCTCGGCGGCTGCGCCTACCTGGTGCGGCCGGACTTCAGCACGCTGACCGGCGCGAACCTCGACGCGGTCTCCTCCGCGGTCGACACGTTCACCGGCGCACTCGTCGCGGACCAGAAGCTGGGCGCCTCGGCGACGGTCCAGACCGGTCTGACCGCCCTGCTCGGCGGCACGGTGAAGGCGCTGGCGGTGGCGCGCACCGCGATCGCGTTGCCCTGTGTGCTGCTGCTGGCCGTGGCCGCCTGCACGCTGGCGTTCACCGCGCGGCTGCTCGCGATCGACCGCCGTCGTAGCACGGCGCTGATGCTCGCGCGGGGGGCGAGGCCGGCCCAGCTGGCCGGCTGCGGCGCGGCGGAGGCGCTTGTCCTGTGCGCGCTGGCCCAGGTGCCGGCGGTTCTGCTGGCCGGGCCGTTGGCGAGCACGGTTTCCAGCGCGGGCGCGGTGCCGGGCTTCGGTCCGAGCGTGTGGGCCGCCGCCGCGGCCGCCTGGCTGGCCGGCACGATCACCCTCGCCGGGTACGCCGCGCAGCTCCCGGTCGACGCCGAACGTACTCGCGGCAACGTCGTGGTCGGACTGGGCGCCGAGATTGCTCTCGTGGCGCTCGGCGCGCTGGCGCTTTGGGAGCTGGCCGCACACGGCCCGGCCGAGGCGGCGCAAGGATTGGTCGACCCGGTGGTGGTGCTCGCCCCCGCCCTCGCCGTGCTCGCCTGCGCCGTGCTGAGCCTGCGGGTGATTCCGCTGGCAGGCAAGGCGATGCAGCTGCTGGCCGCGCGGGCGCGCAGCTGGGCCGCACCGTATGGCGCGTGGTCCGCGGCCAGGGCCGGGCGGGCGACGGCGGGCCCGGTGGTGTTGCTGGTCATGGCGATCGGCACGGTCGTTTTGGCCGGCAGCTACCTTTCCGCCTCCCAGCGCTCCGCGCTCGATCAGGCCGACTACAGCGTCGGCACAGACGTGCGTGTGTCCGGAGTGAACGCCCAGGCGTTGACCGTGGCAGGGGATCCCGCCACGTTGCCCGGCGTGGCCGGGGCGGCCGAGGTGATCCGCCTGACCGCCTCGATCGGCGCCGACGGTTCAGAAGGCAGCACGCAGATACTCGTGGCCGATCCGGCGGAGCTGGCCGCGGCCGGGCAGCTGCGCACCGACCTCGGCCCCGGCGGTGTCCACGGCCTGACCCAGCCGTTGACGGCCGCGGCTGCGGCCGGCCGGATAGCGCCCGAGCACGGACTCGTCCTGCCGGGCAGGCCGCAGACGGTGGCACTCGAACTCGGCTTGACCGGCAGCGCAGCTCGTGGCGGCGGCAGACTTGAACTGACCTTCGCCGCCGGCACCGGCGAGCCCGAGCCGCTCGACGTCCCGGTGCCCGCCGGCTCGACGGCTCGCGTCCAAGTCTCGCTTTCGCGCATCGTCGGCAGCGGCGCCGAGGTCGCCTGGCCGCTACGTCTGACGCGATTGAACCTTCTGATCCCAGCGTCGTCCGCCGGCCAGGGGGCCGCGGATTCTTCCAGCGCGGACGCCGGCATGACGGTCCGCTCCGTCACCGCCGACGGCGTGACGGCGGCGCTGCCCGCGTCGCAGGTCTGGAGCATGGCGACGGAACAGGAGCAGGGCACCACGATCGTCTCCGCGATGGCGGTCCCGCGCAATCCGACCGTGGCGATCGGCGCCGTGGCCACCTCGGGCTTCCTGTCCGCGGCCGGCAAGCACGTCGGTGACACGGTCGTCATCCTCGTCGGCGCCGCCAAGATCCCCGTGCACATCTACGGCGAGGCCGGCGCGATCCCGACCATCGCGCCGGCAGCCGACGGACTGTTACTCGACCGGGCGGACGTGGACGCGTACGAACAGAGCACCGGGACCGGCCCCGTCGGCACCCTCGAATGGTGGCTGGCGGCCCAGCCTGGCCGGATCGACGCGGTGGCGGCTGAGGCGGCCGCGGTGCCGGGGCTAGGCGGCGCGGTCCAGAACCGGCTCGCGGTGCGCGCCGACTACGTCGCGGATCCCGTGCGCGGCGGACCGGTCGGTGCGCTGCGCATATCCGCCGTGGCGGTCGCGCTGCTGGCCCTGATCGGCTTCGCCACCCGGCTGGCCAACGAGGTGCGCTCGCGCGCCCGCGAGATCGCCATCGCCCGCGCGCTCGGCCTCGACCCCGGCCGGGTGGCGCTGGCCTTCGGCGTGCAGCAGGCCTTCGAGGTGGCCGTGGCGGTGATCGGCGGCTGCCTGGTCGGGTCGGTACTCGCCGACCGGATCGTGCCGGTCGCCATCGTCGCCCGCGACGGCTCGGCCGCGGTGCCCACACCGGTCGCCGTCCCGCCCTGGCCCGAAGCCATCGGCAGCGCCGGCCTAGCCCTGCTCTGTGTCCTCGCGGCCGCCTGCTGGGTCGGCGTCGTCGCCGCCCGCCTGTCCATCAGTGTTCTGCTGCGCAGCGAGTCGGAGGCCGGCCGATGA
- a CDS encoding DUF2716 domain-containing protein — protein MASHRFDSAAWAQVRADEEHELWDRFDAAFCFRPSMHELPGINEPTPSITYDLVYEDATRVEPVWVNRTLLTALRRVTGIDDSVVVLNWHHQTYRCRPHRVRDEEPVDDTWPTEIYPDYDYYIWLAEDMRYGTFGHPWEPSLCIFGEELIAAVTEVGDEALGRILRRNGRP, from the coding sequence GTGGCAAGTCACCGGTTCGACTCGGCTGCCTGGGCGCAGGTCAGAGCCGATGAGGAGCACGAGCTGTGGGATCGTTTCGACGCCGCGTTCTGCTTCCGTCCGAGCATGCACGAGCTTCCAGGGATCAACGAACCCACGCCGTCGATCACTTACGACCTCGTATACGAGGACGCAACCCGCGTCGAACCGGTATGGGTGAACCGCACTCTGCTCACGGCGCTGCGCCGCGTCACGGGTATCGACGATAGCGTGGTCGTGTTGAACTGGCACCACCAGACTTACCGGTGTCGGCCACACCGAGTCCGGGACGAAGAGCCCGTCGATGACACGTGGCCGACCGAGATCTACCCCGATTACGACTACTACATCTGGCTAGCCGAGGACATGCGATACGGCACCTTCGGACATCCCTGGGAACCGAGCCTGTGCATCTTCGGTGAAGAGCTCATCGCGGCCGTGACCGAGGTGGGCGATGAGGCACTGGGACGAATCCTGCGACGCAACGGCCGCCCGTAG
- a CDS encoding DUF4291 domain-containing protein, with the protein MEEEPRHRIRAHYAADTITVYQAYRPEIGLAAAHDGRFPDSWQRDRMTWVKPSFLWMMYRCGWATKEGQETVLAIEVTRDGFEWALRHACLSHYEHGLHDDRSSWQRTLKRAPTRVQWDPERDLHLQPLPHRSLQLGLAGEAVRLFADKWTVSIRDVTPLAREIHARVVEGDLHAAARRLPPERPYPASEELLAHLRR; encoded by the coding sequence GTGGAAGAAGAACCCAGACACCGAATCCGCGCCCACTACGCCGCGGACACGATCACCGTGTACCAGGCGTACAGACCAGAGATCGGCCTGGCTGCCGCACACGACGGACGGTTCCCGGACAGCTGGCAGCGGGACCGGATGACGTGGGTCAAGCCCTCCTTCCTGTGGATGATGTATCGGTGCGGTTGGGCGACGAAGGAAGGCCAGGAGACGGTCCTGGCCATTGAGGTCACTCGCGACGGGTTCGAATGGGCGCTGAGACACGCATGCCTTTCGCACTACGAGCATGGACTGCATGACGACCGAAGCTCATGGCAGCGCACCCTGAAACGGGCGCCGACACGTGTCCAGTGGGACCCCGAACGCGATCTGCATCTCCAGCCGCTGCCCCACCGATCCCTTCAGCTCGGGCTGGCAGGTGAAGCCGTGCGCCTCTTCGCCGACAAGTGGACGGTCTCGATCCGCGACGTGACGCCGCTTGCACGCGAGATCCACGCGCGCGTCGTCGAAGGCGACCTCCACGCCGCGGCCCGCCGGCTACCACCCGAGCGCCCCTACCCCGCGAGCGAAGAACTGCTCGCTCATCTGCGGCGATAA
- a CDS encoding YfbM family protein: MSMIGEYLRVTPSELSRAIEDPQWALDHAEQIQDAQDENEQSPKEAKHFSTYKTWDMLGFLLRRFHFPVDVVHGEEDFADDEDWGYGPPHFLTVERVRHAARELARTSYDDLIRDVDHTELAAANVYPLSWDSPTSLEWARDYYGQLTAFFSAAADAGDAVLVWLD; the protein is encoded by the coding sequence ATGAGCATGATCGGTGAGTACCTGAGAGTCACGCCATCGGAGCTGAGCCGGGCGATCGAGGACCCGCAATGGGCACTGGACCACGCGGAGCAGATCCAAGACGCGCAAGACGAGAATGAGCAGTCGCCAAAGGAAGCCAAGCACTTCAGCACCTACAAGACCTGGGACATGCTCGGGTTCCTGCTGCGCCGCTTCCATTTCCCGGTCGATGTGGTCCACGGCGAGGAGGACTTTGCTGACGACGAGGACTGGGGCTACGGCCCGCCACATTTCCTCACCGTCGAACGCGTTCGGCACGCCGCCAGGGAATTGGCCCGAACCTCCTATGACGACCTGATCCGCGACGTCGACCACACAGAGCTCGCGGCCGCGAACGTCTATCCCCTGAGTTGGGACTCACCAACGTCGCTGGAGTGGGCGCGCGACTACTACGGCCAGCTCACGGCATTCTTCAGCGCCGCCGCCGACGCGGGCGACGCCGTGCTCGTCTGGCTCGACTAA
- a CDS encoding NUDIX domain-containing protein — MNLPPYLSPEDEQSAASTTASGAMAIVTTPAGIVLHLRDDKPEIPHPACWSLFGGATDDGELPDQTIRRELREELALDEVNLRPLWRVVDLDGDGRQLTIFEARTHRHARELTLAEGQALGVFDLASALELRLADFCRRSLLSYAAQA; from the coding sequence ATGAACCTTCCGCCGTATCTCTCCCCGGAGGACGAACAGTCCGCCGCGAGCACGACCGCCTCCGGTGCGATGGCCATCGTCACAACCCCCGCTGGAATAGTGCTGCACCTGCGAGACGACAAGCCTGAAATCCCGCATCCCGCGTGCTGGTCCCTCTTCGGCGGTGCGACGGACGACGGCGAACTGCCCGACCAGACCATCCGCCGGGAGCTACGTGAAGAGCTCGCCCTTGATGAGGTGAACTTGCGCCCCCTGTGGCGCGTAGTCGACCTCGACGGCGACGGGCGTCAGCTCACGATCTTCGAGGCGCGCACGCACCGGCATGCGCGAGAGCTGACACTGGCCGAGGGACAGGCGCTCGGCGTCTTCGACCTGGCCTCGGCTCTCGAACTACGCCTCGCGGACTTCTGCCGCCGGAGCCTGCTCAGCTACGCAGCGCAGGCGTAG
- a CDS encoding STAS domain-containing protein, with protein sequence MTTPLTLTSGRRPDGRDLLTAAGEIDMTNTAELAAALEALPGPVTLDLTAVEYLDSAGLGILFAHADRLELLAPDLLLPVLTHSGLAGIATVRPASASTS encoded by the coding sequence ATGACCACGCCGCTGACCCTCACATCCGGGCGACGCCCCGACGGAAGAGATCTGCTGACCGCCGCGGGCGAGATCGACATGACGAACACGGCCGAGCTCGCCGCCGCGCTCGAGGCGCTGCCCGGCCCGGTCACGCTCGACCTCACCGCAGTCGAGTATCTCGACAGCGCCGGCCTGGGCATTCTGTTCGCTCACGCCGATCGCCTGGAGCTCTTAGCCCCAGACCTGTTGCTACCTGTCCTGACCCACTCGGGGCTCGCCGGCATCGCCACGGTCCGCCCGGCCTCCGCGTCGACGTCCTGA